In Streptomyces dangxiongensis, one DNA window encodes the following:
- a CDS encoding ABC transporter ATP-binding protein, which translates to MDIEGHEHVIEATGLTRVYADGFEAVRGVTFSVRRGEIFALLGTNGAGKTSTVELLEGLAAPAAGRIRVLGHDPHRERAAVRPRTGVMLQEGGFPAGLTVAETARMWAGCTSGARPEHEVLARVGLADKRRVRVEQLSGGERRRLDLALALLGDPEVLFLDEPTTGLDAEGRRDTWALVRELRDAGTTVLLTTHYLEEAEGLADRLAILHEGRIAASGTPAEVTAGRPSRISFELPAGHFPGDLPPLAGLGVCGHESDGRIVRLRTRELQRTATAVLVWAERTGVELRGLEVRSASLEEAFLGIARTGVPPLRRSRECGKEVAA; encoded by the coding sequence ATGGACATCGAAGGACACGAGCACGTGATCGAGGCCACCGGCCTCACGCGGGTCTACGCAGACGGGTTCGAGGCCGTACGCGGCGTCACCTTCTCCGTGCGGCGCGGGGAGATCTTCGCTCTGCTGGGCACCAACGGCGCCGGGAAGACCTCCACGGTCGAGCTGTTGGAAGGGCTCGCGGCACCCGCCGCCGGCCGGATCCGGGTCCTCGGCCACGACCCCCACCGCGAGCGGGCCGCCGTACGCCCCCGCACCGGCGTGATGCTCCAGGAGGGCGGCTTCCCCGCCGGGCTGACCGTCGCGGAGACCGCCCGGATGTGGGCGGGATGCACCAGCGGAGCCCGGCCGGAGCACGAGGTCCTGGCCCGGGTCGGGCTCGCGGACAAGCGACGGGTGCGGGTCGAGCAACTGTCCGGCGGGGAGCGCCGCCGCCTCGACCTGGCACTCGCCCTGCTCGGCGACCCCGAGGTGCTGTTCCTCGACGAGCCGACGACCGGGCTCGACGCCGAGGGCCGCCGGGACACCTGGGCGCTGGTGCGCGAGCTGCGGGACGCGGGCACGACCGTGCTGCTCACCACGCACTACCTGGAGGAGGCCGAGGGCCTCGCCGACCGGCTCGCCATCCTGCACGAGGGGCGCATCGCCGCCTCCGGCACCCCGGCCGAGGTCACCGCCGGCCGGCCGTCCCGGATCTCCTTCGAACTGCCCGCCGGCCACTTCCCCGGCGACCTGCCGCCCCTCGCCGGCCTCGGCGTCTGCGGACACGAGAGCGACGGCCGGATCGTGCGGCTGCGCACGCGCGAACTCCAGCGGACGGCCACCGCCGTCCTCGTCTGGGCCGAGCGCACCGGCGTCGAACTGCGCGGCCTGGAGGTGCGCTCGGCCTCCCTGGAGGAGGCGTTCCTCGGGATCGCGCGGACGGGGGTCCCCCCGCTCCGGCGAAGCCGGGAGTGCGGGAAGGAGGTGGCGGCGTGA
- a CDS encoding histone-like nucleoid-structuring protein Lsr2, with amino-acid sequence MAQKVVVTLSDDIDGSEAAETIAFGLDGRSYEIDLNETNARKLRKALAPYVEAGRKRSRSGKAYKQTEVAPDPAAVRAWAQANKMDVPARGRIPKKVYEAFSAAQ; translated from the coding sequence GTGGCGCAAAAGGTCGTGGTCACTCTCTCCGACGACATCGACGGCTCGGAAGCGGCGGAAACGATCGCCTTCGGACTCGACGGCCGTTCGTACGAGATCGACCTGAACGAAACCAACGCCAGGAAACTGCGCAAGGCGCTCGCGCCCTACGTCGAGGCCGGCCGCAAGCGGTCGCGGTCCGGCAAGGCGTACAAGCAGACGGAGGTCGCCCCCGACCCGGCGGCCGTCCGCGCCTGGGCCCAGGCCAACAAGATGGACGTGCCCGCACGCGGGCGTATCCCGAAGAAGGTCTACGAGGCGTTCAGCGCCGCGCAGTGA
- the purS gene encoding phosphoribosylformylglycinamidine synthase subunit PurS: MARVVVDVMLKPEILDPQGQAVQRALPRLGFEGISDVRQGKRFELEVDGPVDEAALTRIRDLAESFLANTVIEDFTVRVDEVAEAAK; this comes from the coding sequence GTGGCACGCGTCGTAGTCGACGTCATGCTCAAGCCGGAGATCCTCGACCCCCAGGGCCAGGCGGTCCAGCGTGCGCTGCCGCGCCTGGGTTTCGAGGGGATCTCGGACGTACGTCAGGGAAAGCGTTTCGAACTGGAAGTTGACGGGCCGGTCGACGAGGCCGCGCTCACCCGCATCCGCGATCTTGCGGAATCCTTCCTCGCCAACACCGTGATCGAGGACTTCACCGTCCGGGTCGACGAAGTCGCGGAGGCGGCCAAGTGA
- the purQ gene encoding phosphoribosylformylglycinamidine synthase subunit PurQ translates to MTARIGVVTFPGSLDDQDTRRAIRLAGAEPVALWHKDKDLKQVDAVVLCGGFSYGDYLRAGAIARFSPVMESLIEQAKAGLPVLGICNGFQILTEAHLLPGAMLGNDHLHFICRDQKLRVENAETAWTGDYRAGQEIHIPLKNMDGRYVADAYTLDELEAEGRVAFRYVDFNPNGSLRDIAGITNEAGNVVGLMPHPEHAVEPLVGTGRTDGLPFFTSILKKLVNA, encoded by the coding sequence GTGACCGCTCGTATTGGCGTCGTCACTTTCCCCGGCAGCCTGGACGACCAGGACACCCGGCGCGCGATCCGTCTGGCGGGTGCCGAGCCGGTCGCCCTGTGGCACAAGGACAAGGACCTCAAGCAGGTCGACGCCGTCGTCCTGTGCGGCGGTTTCTCCTACGGCGACTATCTGCGGGCCGGCGCCATCGCCCGCTTCTCGCCCGTCATGGAGTCCCTGATCGAACAGGCGAAGGCCGGGCTCCCGGTCCTCGGTATCTGCAACGGCTTCCAGATCCTCACCGAGGCCCACCTCCTCCCGGGCGCGATGCTCGGCAACGACCACCTGCACTTCATCTGCCGCGACCAGAAGCTGCGGGTGGAGAACGCGGAGACGGCCTGGACCGGCGACTACCGCGCCGGCCAGGAGATCCACATCCCGCTGAAGAACATGGACGGCCGGTACGTCGCCGACGCGTACACGCTGGACGAGCTGGAGGCGGAGGGCCGGGTCGCCTTCCGGTACGTGGACTTCAACCCGAACGGCTCGCTCCGGGACATCGCCGGCATCACCAACGAGGCCGGGAACGTCGTGGGGCTGATGCCGCACCCGGAGCACGCCGTGGAGCCGCTCGTCGGCACCGGCCGCACCGACGGCCTCCCCTTCTTCACCTCGATCCTCAAGAAGCTGGTCAACGCATGA